Genomic DNA from Planctomycetota bacterium:
CGGCGTGAGCTGCTCGGCGCGGAAGCGCCACACCCAGTTGCCCCAGGCCCGTCCCGGCGTGTTCATCCGCGCTTCTGAACCGAGGCCGAGGACGTCCTGGAGCGGATACAGCGCGGCCCGGGCCCGGCTGCGGAGGGCCATCGCGATCAGATCCCAGTGGATCTCGGTGCCGTCGCTGGCCAGGCGCACGCGGGCGCGGTGCCGCTCGCGCTCGACGGCGTCGGCCGGGCGGGCGGGATTGGCATCGGGGGGCGAGTCGTACCAGCCGCGGGCGGTGTCGTTGTCGTGGGTGCCGGTATAGACGACGCGGTCGGCCGGGTCGTCGTCGGGGGGATCGTCGGGGCCGAGCGGATCACCGAACGCGAACTGCAGCACGCGCATCCCCGGGAATCCGAGCTCCTGGCGCAGCTCCTCGACGTCGGGGGTGATCAGGCCGAGGTCCTCGGCGATGATCGGCCGGTCTCCGAGGGCACGGCGCGCGGCGGCGAACAGTGCCCGCCCCGGGGCCTCGACCCACTGGCCGGTGGCCGCTGTCGGGGCGGCGGCGGGGATCTCCCAGGCCGCCGCGAAACCGCGGAAGTGGTCGACGCGCAGGGCGTCGAACCGTGAAAACGCTCCGCGCAGGCGGTCCACCCACCAGGCGAAGCCGTCGGCGGCGTGTGCCTCCCAGCGGTACAGCGGATTGCCCCACAGTTGGCCATCCTCGCAGAAGTAGTCGGGGGGCACGCCCGCGACCACCGTCGGTCGGCCGGCGGCGTCGAGATGAAACAGCTCGGGATGGCACCACACGTCGGCCGAGTCGTGGGCGACGAAGATCGGCAGGTCGCCGACGATCGCGATCCCGTGCGATCGGGCAGCGTCGCGCAGCGCCTCCCACTGCTCGTGGAAGAAGAATTGCAGCAGCCGTTCGCGCTCGATCGCGCCGGCGAGCCGCCCGGCCGCGACGCGCAGGGCCCCGCGGTCGCGCCGCGCCACGTCTTCCGGCCACTCCACCCATGGCCGGCCGTCGAAGTGCTCCTTGAGCGCGGCAAACAGGCACCAGTCGTCGAGCCAGGCACGCTCGCGCTCCGCAAACGCCACCGCCGCGCGGCGGAGGCCGTTGGGTGCCGAACGGGTGAACCGTTCCGCGGCGCGGGAGAGCAATGTGCGGCGCGCCGGGATCACGCTGCCGAAGTCGACGCGATCGAGCGGAAACCGGGGGAAGCCGTCGGTGTCCGCCGCGTCGAGGAGCCCGGCGTCGCGGAGCCTGTCGAACGACACCAGCAGCGTGTTGCCGGCGAACGTCGACAGCGATTGGTAGGGGGAATCACCGTAGCCGGTGGGGCCGAGCGGCAGCACCTGCCACAGCCGCTGCCGCATGCGCGACAGCGCCCCGATCCAGTCGACGGCCTCGGGTCCGAATTCGCCGATCCCGAATCGCCCGGGGAGCGATGTCGGATGGAGGAGGATCCCGGCGGTGCGAGGAAACACCATCTCGCTGCCCTCGTTCGCACGCGTCCGCTGCCACTCGCCCACGGCCGCCCGGAAGTGTAGGACATGGCGGCACGTGGCGTCACCATCACGGGGCGGCGGCAGGATGAGCGCGGATTCCCCGGACATGTTCAGGGTCGAGCGGGTGGCGGTGCGCGTCGGCCCGCGCGACCGTTGGGCGCTGGTCTGCGTGCCGCGCGCGACGCCGCCGGCGACCGGATGGCCCGTCGTCCTCGCCTTTCACGGCGGCCGCAGCCATCCCGGGATGATGCGCGGCTTCTCGGGGCTCGACGTCCTTGCCGCGGCGGGCCGGGCGCTGGTCGTCTATCCGGCGGGCACCGGCACGCGCGAGAGCATGCTCACGTGGAACGGCGGCAACTGCTGCGGCGAGGCGCGCGACGGCGATGCCGAGGATGTCGGCTTCGCCCGCGAGCTCGTCGCCCTGCTCGGCCAACGCGAGCCGATCGACCGGCGCCGGATCCATGCCACCGGGATGAGCAACGGCGCGATGATGGCCTACCGGCTGGCGGCCGAGGCGGCCGACATCGTGGCCGCGATCGCGCCGGTCGCCGGGCCGCTGGCGCTCGACTCGATCAAGCCGTCGCGGCCGGTGCCCGTGCTCCACTTCCACGGGTCGCTCGACCAATTCACGCCGTTGGCCGGGGGCGTCGGCCGGCGGAGCGTGACGCGGACGTTCCACCGCGGGATCCACGACGGCCTGCTCGAGTGGGTGAGGGCCAACGGTCTGGCCGAGGAGCCTGCCCGCGAGACGGTGCCGTGTGCCGACGAGGGGATCACGATCGAGCGCGTGGCCTGGGGGAACGGCAGCGACGCCGAAGTGATCCTCTACGAGATCACCGGCGGCGGCCACACCTGGCCGGGGCGCGTGCCCGACTCGTTTTACCTCGGCCCGTCGGCGCTGTCGTTGGATGCCAACCCGATCATCGGGGAGTTTTTCGCCCGCCATCCGCTGCCCTGACGGGACGACGACGGTGGGAGAGCGGAGCAGCACCATGCGTAGACCACCGACGTCACTGAGAGTGTCGTCTTCAAGAGTCTTCGGGTGGCCAAGCCTCCGCTCGGGCTCTGCAGAGGGGGACGCCCCTCGCGCCTCAGGGCTTGGCGCGGACCGATGTCGACGTGAGCGACCTCCGCTCGGGCTCTGCAGAGGGGGACGCCCCTCGCGCCTCTGCCCTCGCATCGACCCGCACGAGGTTGCGACGGGCCGATGCGAGGGCGACGGCGGAGGGGCTTCGCGGGTCCCTGGGCTGGGAAAGACGAGGCTCTGGCACGTTCGATAGGATGCGGCATGGTTGTTGGCTCTTCAGGATCCGGGGGTTGAACGATGCCCATCACCGCCGTGGATTCGACGTCCGTGCCTTTCCGATACCGAGTTGGCGGCGTGGGCGGCCGGCGTCTGTTGATGAGGGCTCTGTTGATGAGGGGTCTGTTTGTCGTACTCGCGCTGTCGGCAGGCGCCGTCACGCGCGGGGGTGAGGATGCTTTTCCGACGCCGGTCGACACGGAAAAGTCGACCGCCCGGCCGATGGATCCGCTCGAGGTGTGCCGGACGGCGCGGCTGCCGGCGGGCTTCCGGCTCGAGGTGTTCGCCGCCGAGCCAGCGGTCGCCAACCCGATC
This window encodes:
- the malQ gene encoding 4-alpha-glucanotransferase codes for the protein MVFPRTAGILLHPTSLPGRFGIGEFGPEAVDWIGALSRMRQRLWQVLPLGPTGYGDSPYQSLSTFAGNTLLVSFDRLRDAGLLDAADTDGFPRFPLDRVDFGSVIPARRTLLSRAAERFTRSAPNGLRRAAVAFAERERAWLDDWCLFAALKEHFDGRPWVEWPEDVARRDRGALRVAAGRLAGAIERERLLQFFFHEQWEALRDAARSHGIAIVGDLPIFVAHDSADVWCHPELFHLDAAGRPTVVAGVPPDYFCEDGQLWGNPLYRWEAHAADGFAWWVDRLRGAFSRFDALRVDHFRGFAAAWEIPAAAPTAATGQWVEAPGRALFAAARRALGDRPIIAEDLGLITPDVEELRQELGFPGMRVLQFAFGDPLGPDDPPDDDPADRVVYTGTHDNDTARGWYDSPPDANPARPADAVERERHRARVRLASDGTEIHWDLIAMALRSRARAALYPLQDVLGLGSEARMNTPGRAWGNWVWRFRAEQLTPELEERLAGLTMDAGRC